The following are encoded together in the Citrus sinensis cultivar Valencia sweet orange chromosome 1, DVS_A1.0, whole genome shotgun sequence genome:
- the LOC102608826 gene encoding cysteine--tRNA ligase, chloroplastic/mitochondrial isoform X5 produces MFFTGRYLRHLGYEVCYVRNFTDVDDKVRCIVAKMYILFERAVGFGVIEIIARANELGEDPISLSRRYCEEFHQDMVDLHCLPPSVEPRVSDHMPHIIDMITQILDNGFAYRVDGDVYFSVDKFPEYGQLSGRKLEDNRAGERVAVDSRKKNPADFALWKSAKEGEPFWESPWGPGRPGWHIECSAMSAAYLGHSFDIHGGGMDLVFPHHENEIAQSCAACNNSHISYWIHNGFVTIDSEKMSKSLGNFFTIRQVMELYHPLALRLFLIGTHYRSPINYSVVQLESASERIFYIYQTLHDCEKALSLLDAAALKDSIPPDTVTSINKFHNDFLASMPDDLHTTVVLAALSDPLKTINDLLHTRKGKKQAMRLESLAALEKTIRNVLTVLGLMSTGYSEATRLIIKYFMLQVLLQLREKALKRADLTEDQVLQRIEDRTVARKNKEYEKSDAIRKDLAAVGIALMDSPVGTTWRPALPLALQEQAVATS; encoded by the exons ATGTTCTTTACAG GCAGATACCTTAGGCATTTGGGATATGAAGTATGTTATGTTCGAAATTTCACCGATGTCGATGATAAG GTTAGATGCATAGTGGCAAAAATGTATATTCTGTTTGAGAGGGCAGTAGGTTTTGGTGTTATCGAG ATAATTGCTCGGGCGAATGAATTGGGGGAAGATCCGATAAGTTTGAGTAGACGATACTGTGAGGAGTTCCACCAAGATATGGTTGATCTTCATTGCTTGCCTCCATCTGTAGAACCTCGTGTTTCAGATCACATGCCCCATATCATCGATATGATCACACAG ATTCTGGATAATGGGTTTGCTTATAGAGTTGATGGAGATGTTTACTTCTCTGTAGACAAATTCCCAGAATATGGACAATTGTCTGGGAGAAAGTTAGAAGATAATCGAGCTGGCGAGCGGGTTGCCGTGGACTCGAGAAAGAAAAATCCTGCTGATTTTGCTTTGTGGAAG TCTGCAAAGGAGGGGGAGCCCTTTTGGGAGAGTCCATGGGGTCCCGGAAGACCTGGATGGCATATTGAGTGCAGTGCCATGAGTGCTGCTTATCTAGGTCACTCTTTTGACATACACGGTGGAGGGATGGACCTTGTGTTTCCCCaccatgaaaatgaaattgctCAGAGTTGTGCTGCATGTAACAATAGTCATATAAGCTATTGGATACATAACGGGTTCGTAACCATTGACTCTGAGAAGATGTCCAAATCCCTTGGAAACTTCTTCACAATCCGGCAG GTTATGGAACTTTACCATCCACTAGCTTTGAGACTTTTCTTAATTGGGACCCACTATCGATCTCCCATTAACTATTCTGTTGTACAACTTGAAAGTGCTTCTGAACGTATTTTCTACATCTATCAG ACATTACATGATTGCGAAAAAGCTCTGAGCCTGCTTGATGCAGCTGCATTGAAGGATTCGATCCCTCCTGACACTGTCACTAGCATCAACAAATTCCATAATGATTTCCTGGCCTCAATGCCAGATGATCTTCACACTACTGTTGTTTTGGCTGCATTATCTGACCCATTGAAAACCATCAATGATCTGCTACATACTCGGAAG GGGAAGAAGCAAGCAATGCGACTAGAATCTCTTGCAGCTTTGGAAAAGACAATCAGGAATGTTCTAACTGTCTTAGGATTGATGTCGACAGGTTACTCTGAG GCTACCAGACTGATCATCAAATATTTCATGCTTCAGGTTTTGCTGCAGCTCAGGGAAAAGGCATTAAAGCGTGCTGATTTAACCGAAGATCAAGTTTTGCAAAGAATTGAAGATCGGACTGTGGcaagaaaaaacaaagaatatgAAAAATCTGATGCAATTAGGAAAGATTTAGCTGCTGTGGGTATTGCTCTTATGGACAGTCCAGTGGGCACAACTTGGAGACCGGCTCTTCCTCTTGCACTTCAAGAGCAGGCAGTTGCTACAAGTTAA
- the LOC102608826 gene encoding cysteine--tRNA ligase, chloroplastic/mitochondrial isoform X3 has translation MGSLILTLKCYKPLASIKFSPFINSFHTLQLRPPKPNNRRVFRCFSTLNSSPNVIDDKSNGKTDGDDKPASASTQLWLYNTMSRKRELVKPKVEGKVGMYVCGVTPYDLSHIGHARVYVTFDVLYRYLRHLGYEVCYVRNFTDVDDKIIARANELGEDPISLSRRYCEEFHQDMVDLHCLPPSVEPRVSDHMPHIIDMITQILDNGFAYRVDGDVYFSVDKFPEYGQLSGRKLEDNRAGERVAVDSRKKNPADFALWKSAKEGEPFWESPWGPGRPGWHIECSAMSAAYLGHSFDIHGGGMDLVFPHHENEIAQSCAACNNSHISYWIHNGFVTIDSEKMSKSLGNFFTIRQVMELYHPLALRLFLIGTHYRSPINYSVVQLESASERIFYIYQTLHDCEKALSLLDAAALKDSIPPDTVTSINKFHNDFLASMPDDLHTTVVLAALSDPLKTINDLLHTRKGKKQAMRLESLAALEKTIRNVLTVLGLMSTGYSEATRLIIKYFMLQVLLQLREKALKRADLTEDQVLQRIEDRTVARKNKEYEKSDAIRKDLAAVGIALMDSPVGTTWRPALPLALQEQAVATS, from the exons ATGGGCAGTCTCATTCTAACCCTCAAGTGCTATAAGCCCTTAGCCTCAATAAAATTCTCTCCATTCATAAACTCATTTCATACCCTCCAACTCAGACCCCCCAAACCAAACAATAGACGCGTGTTCCGTTGCTTCAGCACTCTAAACTCATCACCCAATGTAATAGACGATAAAAGCAACGGCAAAACTGACGGTGACGATAAGCCGGCCAGTGCCTCAACCCAGCTGTGGCTCTACAACACTATGAGTAGAAAAAGGGAGCTCGTTAAGCCCAAAGTTGAGGGTAAAGTTGGAATGTACGTTTGTGGTGTCACTCCTTACGATCTCAGCCATATTGGTCATGCTCGTGTTTATGTAACCTTTGATGTTCTTTACAG ATACCTTAGGCATTTGGGATATGAAGTATGTTATGTTCGAAATTTCACCGATGTCGATGATAAG ATAATTGCTCGGGCGAATGAATTGGGGGAAGATCCGATAAGTTTGAGTAGACGATACTGTGAGGAGTTCCACCAAGATATGGTTGATCTTCATTGCTTGCCTCCATCTGTAGAACCTCGTGTTTCAGATCACATGCCCCATATCATCGATATGATCACACAG ATTCTGGATAATGGGTTTGCTTATAGAGTTGATGGAGATGTTTACTTCTCTGTAGACAAATTCCCAGAATATGGACAATTGTCTGGGAGAAAGTTAGAAGATAATCGAGCTGGCGAGCGGGTTGCCGTGGACTCGAGAAAGAAAAATCCTGCTGATTTTGCTTTGTGGAAG TCTGCAAAGGAGGGGGAGCCCTTTTGGGAGAGTCCATGGGGTCCCGGAAGACCTGGATGGCATATTGAGTGCAGTGCCATGAGTGCTGCTTATCTAGGTCACTCTTTTGACATACACGGTGGAGGGATGGACCTTGTGTTTCCCCaccatgaaaatgaaattgctCAGAGTTGTGCTGCATGTAACAATAGTCATATAAGCTATTGGATACATAACGGGTTCGTAACCATTGACTCTGAGAAGATGTCCAAATCCCTTGGAAACTTCTTCACAATCCGGCAG GTTATGGAACTTTACCATCCACTAGCTTTGAGACTTTTCTTAATTGGGACCCACTATCGATCTCCCATTAACTATTCTGTTGTACAACTTGAAAGTGCTTCTGAACGTATTTTCTACATCTATCAG ACATTACATGATTGCGAAAAAGCTCTGAGCCTGCTTGATGCAGCTGCATTGAAGGATTCGATCCCTCCTGACACTGTCACTAGCATCAACAAATTCCATAATGATTTCCTGGCCTCAATGCCAGATGATCTTCACACTACTGTTGTTTTGGCTGCATTATCTGACCCATTGAAAACCATCAATGATCTGCTACATACTCGGAAG GGGAAGAAGCAAGCAATGCGACTAGAATCTCTTGCAGCTTTGGAAAAGACAATCAGGAATGTTCTAACTGTCTTAGGATTGATGTCGACAGGTTACTCTGAG GCTACCAGACTGATCATCAAATATTTCATGCTTCAGGTTTTGCTGCAGCTCAGGGAAAAGGCATTAAAGCGTGCTGATTTAACCGAAGATCAAGTTTTGCAAAGAATTGAAGATCGGACTGTGGcaagaaaaaacaaagaatatgAAAAATCTGATGCAATTAGGAAAGATTTAGCTGCTGTGGGTATTGCTCTTATGGACAGTCCAGTGGGCACAACTTGGAGACCGGCTCTTCCTCTTGCACTTCAAGAGCAGGCAGTTGCTACAAGTTAA
- the LOC102608826 gene encoding cysteine--tRNA ligase, chloroplastic/mitochondrial isoform X2 has product MGSLILTLKCYKPLASIKFSPFINSFHTLQLRPPKPNNRRVFRCFSTLNSSPNVIDDKSNGKTDGDDKPASASTQLWLYNTMSRKRELVKPKVEGKVGMYVCGVTPYDLSHIGHARVYVTFDVLYRYLRHLGYEVCYVRNFTDVDDKVRCIVAKMYILFERAVGFGVIEIIARANELGEDPISLSRRYCEEFHQDMVDLHCLPPSVEPRVSDHMPHIIDMITQILDNGFAYRVDGDVYFSVDKFPEYGQLSGRKLEDNRAGERVAVDSRKKNPADFALWKSAKEGEPFWESPWGPGRPGWHIECSAMSAAYLGHSFDIHGGGMDLVFPHHENEIAQSCAACNNSHISYWIHNGFVTIDSEKMSKSLGNFFTIRQVMELYHPLALRLFLIGTHYRSPINYSVVQLESASERIFYIYQTLHDCEKALSLLDAAALKDSIPPDTVTSINKFHNDFLASMPDDLHTTVVLAALSDPLKTINDLLHTRKGKKQAMRLESLAALEKTIRNVLTVLGLMSTGYSEVLLQLREKALKRADLTEDQVLQRIEDRTVARKNKEYEKSDAIRKDLAAVGIALMDSPVGTTWRPALPLALQEQAVATS; this is encoded by the exons ATGGGCAGTCTCATTCTAACCCTCAAGTGCTATAAGCCCTTAGCCTCAATAAAATTCTCTCCATTCATAAACTCATTTCATACCCTCCAACTCAGACCCCCCAAACCAAACAATAGACGCGTGTTCCGTTGCTTCAGCACTCTAAACTCATCACCCAATGTAATAGACGATAAAAGCAACGGCAAAACTGACGGTGACGATAAGCCGGCCAGTGCCTCAACCCAGCTGTGGCTCTACAACACTATGAGTAGAAAAAGGGAGCTCGTTAAGCCCAAAGTTGAGGGTAAAGTTGGAATGTACGTTTGTGGTGTCACTCCTTACGATCTCAGCCATATTGGTCATGCTCGTGTTTATGTAACCTTTGATGTTCTTTACAG ATACCTTAGGCATTTGGGATATGAAGTATGTTATGTTCGAAATTTCACCGATGTCGATGATAAG GTTAGATGCATAGTGGCAAAAATGTATATTCTGTTTGAGAGGGCAGTAGGTTTTGGTGTTATCGAG ATAATTGCTCGGGCGAATGAATTGGGGGAAGATCCGATAAGTTTGAGTAGACGATACTGTGAGGAGTTCCACCAAGATATGGTTGATCTTCATTGCTTGCCTCCATCTGTAGAACCTCGTGTTTCAGATCACATGCCCCATATCATCGATATGATCACACAG ATTCTGGATAATGGGTTTGCTTATAGAGTTGATGGAGATGTTTACTTCTCTGTAGACAAATTCCCAGAATATGGACAATTGTCTGGGAGAAAGTTAGAAGATAATCGAGCTGGCGAGCGGGTTGCCGTGGACTCGAGAAAGAAAAATCCTGCTGATTTTGCTTTGTGGAAG TCTGCAAAGGAGGGGGAGCCCTTTTGGGAGAGTCCATGGGGTCCCGGAAGACCTGGATGGCATATTGAGTGCAGTGCCATGAGTGCTGCTTATCTAGGTCACTCTTTTGACATACACGGTGGAGGGATGGACCTTGTGTTTCCCCaccatgaaaatgaaattgctCAGAGTTGTGCTGCATGTAACAATAGTCATATAAGCTATTGGATACATAACGGGTTCGTAACCATTGACTCTGAGAAGATGTCCAAATCCCTTGGAAACTTCTTCACAATCCGGCAG GTTATGGAACTTTACCATCCACTAGCTTTGAGACTTTTCTTAATTGGGACCCACTATCGATCTCCCATTAACTATTCTGTTGTACAACTTGAAAGTGCTTCTGAACGTATTTTCTACATCTATCAG ACATTACATGATTGCGAAAAAGCTCTGAGCCTGCTTGATGCAGCTGCATTGAAGGATTCGATCCCTCCTGACACTGTCACTAGCATCAACAAATTCCATAATGATTTCCTGGCCTCAATGCCAGATGATCTTCACACTACTGTTGTTTTGGCTGCATTATCTGACCCATTGAAAACCATCAATGATCTGCTACATACTCGGAAG GGGAAGAAGCAAGCAATGCGACTAGAATCTCTTGCAGCTTTGGAAAAGACAATCAGGAATGTTCTAACTGTCTTAGGATTGATGTCGACAGGTTACTCTGAG GTTTTGCTGCAGCTCAGGGAAAAGGCATTAAAGCGTGCTGATTTAACCGAAGATCAAGTTTTGCAAAGAATTGAAGATCGGACTGTGGcaagaaaaaacaaagaatatgAAAAATCTGATGCAATTAGGAAAGATTTAGCTGCTGTGGGTATTGCTCTTATGGACAGTCCAGTGGGCACAACTTGGAGACCGGCTCTTCCTCTTGCACTTCAAGAGCAGGCAGTTGCTACAAGTTAA
- the LOC102608826 gene encoding cysteine--tRNA ligase, chloroplastic/mitochondrial isoform X1: MGSLILTLKCYKPLASIKFSPFINSFHTLQLRPPKPNNRRVFRCFSTLNSSPNVIDDKSNGKTDGDDKPASASTQLWLYNTMSRKRELVKPKVEGKVGMYVCGVTPYDLSHIGHARVYVTFDVLYRYLRHLGYEVCYVRNFTDVDDKVRCIVAKMYILFERAVGFGVIEIIARANELGEDPISLSRRYCEEFHQDMVDLHCLPPSVEPRVSDHMPHIIDMITQILDNGFAYRVDGDVYFSVDKFPEYGQLSGRKLEDNRAGERVAVDSRKKNPADFALWKSAKEGEPFWESPWGPGRPGWHIECSAMSAAYLGHSFDIHGGGMDLVFPHHENEIAQSCAACNNSHISYWIHNGFVTIDSEKMSKSLGNFFTIRQVMELYHPLALRLFLIGTHYRSPINYSVVQLESASERIFYIYQTLHDCEKALSLLDAAALKDSIPPDTVTSINKFHNDFLASMPDDLHTTVVLAALSDPLKTINDLLHTRKGKKQAMRLESLAALEKTIRNVLTVLGLMSTGYSEATRLIIKYFMLQVLLQLREKALKRADLTEDQVLQRIEDRTVARKNKEYEKSDAIRKDLAAVGIALMDSPVGTTWRPALPLALQEQAVATS, encoded by the exons ATGGGCAGTCTCATTCTAACCCTCAAGTGCTATAAGCCCTTAGCCTCAATAAAATTCTCTCCATTCATAAACTCATTTCATACCCTCCAACTCAGACCCCCCAAACCAAACAATAGACGCGTGTTCCGTTGCTTCAGCACTCTAAACTCATCACCCAATGTAATAGACGATAAAAGCAACGGCAAAACTGACGGTGACGATAAGCCGGCCAGTGCCTCAACCCAGCTGTGGCTCTACAACACTATGAGTAGAAAAAGGGAGCTCGTTAAGCCCAAAGTTGAGGGTAAAGTTGGAATGTACGTTTGTGGTGTCACTCCTTACGATCTCAGCCATATTGGTCATGCTCGTGTTTATGTAACCTTTGATGTTCTTTACAG ATACCTTAGGCATTTGGGATATGAAGTATGTTATGTTCGAAATTTCACCGATGTCGATGATAAG GTTAGATGCATAGTGGCAAAAATGTATATTCTGTTTGAGAGGGCAGTAGGTTTTGGTGTTATCGAG ATAATTGCTCGGGCGAATGAATTGGGGGAAGATCCGATAAGTTTGAGTAGACGATACTGTGAGGAGTTCCACCAAGATATGGTTGATCTTCATTGCTTGCCTCCATCTGTAGAACCTCGTGTTTCAGATCACATGCCCCATATCATCGATATGATCACACAG ATTCTGGATAATGGGTTTGCTTATAGAGTTGATGGAGATGTTTACTTCTCTGTAGACAAATTCCCAGAATATGGACAATTGTCTGGGAGAAAGTTAGAAGATAATCGAGCTGGCGAGCGGGTTGCCGTGGACTCGAGAAAGAAAAATCCTGCTGATTTTGCTTTGTGGAAG TCTGCAAAGGAGGGGGAGCCCTTTTGGGAGAGTCCATGGGGTCCCGGAAGACCTGGATGGCATATTGAGTGCAGTGCCATGAGTGCTGCTTATCTAGGTCACTCTTTTGACATACACGGTGGAGGGATGGACCTTGTGTTTCCCCaccatgaaaatgaaattgctCAGAGTTGTGCTGCATGTAACAATAGTCATATAAGCTATTGGATACATAACGGGTTCGTAACCATTGACTCTGAGAAGATGTCCAAATCCCTTGGAAACTTCTTCACAATCCGGCAG GTTATGGAACTTTACCATCCACTAGCTTTGAGACTTTTCTTAATTGGGACCCACTATCGATCTCCCATTAACTATTCTGTTGTACAACTTGAAAGTGCTTCTGAACGTATTTTCTACATCTATCAG ACATTACATGATTGCGAAAAAGCTCTGAGCCTGCTTGATGCAGCTGCATTGAAGGATTCGATCCCTCCTGACACTGTCACTAGCATCAACAAATTCCATAATGATTTCCTGGCCTCAATGCCAGATGATCTTCACACTACTGTTGTTTTGGCTGCATTATCTGACCCATTGAAAACCATCAATGATCTGCTACATACTCGGAAG GGGAAGAAGCAAGCAATGCGACTAGAATCTCTTGCAGCTTTGGAAAAGACAATCAGGAATGTTCTAACTGTCTTAGGATTGATGTCGACAGGTTACTCTGAG GCTACCAGACTGATCATCAAATATTTCATGCTTCAGGTTTTGCTGCAGCTCAGGGAAAAGGCATTAAAGCGTGCTGATTTAACCGAAGATCAAGTTTTGCAAAGAATTGAAGATCGGACTGTGGcaagaaaaaacaaagaatatgAAAAATCTGATGCAATTAGGAAAGATTTAGCTGCTGTGGGTATTGCTCTTATGGACAGTCCAGTGGGCACAACTTGGAGACCGGCTCTTCCTCTTGCACTTCAAGAGCAGGCAGTTGCTACAAGTTAA
- the LOC102608826 gene encoding cysteine--tRNA ligase, chloroplastic/mitochondrial isoform X4 gives MGSLILTLKCYKPLASIKFSPFINSFHTLQLRPPKPNNRRVFRCFSTLNSSPNVIDDKSNGKTDGDDKPASASTQLWLYNTMSRKRELVKPKVEGKVGMYVCGVTPYDLSHIGHARVYVTFDVLYRYLRHLGYEVCYVRNFTDVDDKIIARANELGEDPISLSRRYCEEFHQDMVDLHCLPPSVEPRVSDHMPHIIDMITQILDNGFAYRVDGDVYFSVDKFPEYGQLSGRKLEDNRAGERVAVDSRKKNPADFALWKSAKEGEPFWESPWGPGRPGWHIECSAMSAAYLGHSFDIHGGGMDLVFPHHENEIAQSCAACNNSHISYWIHNGFVTIDSEKMSKSLGNFFTIRQVMELYHPLALRLFLIGTHYRSPINYSVVQLESASERIFYIYQTLHDCEKALSLLDAAALKDSIPPDTVTSINKFHNDFLASMPDDLHTTVVLAALSDPLKTINDLLHTRKGKKQAMRLESLAALEKTIRNVLTVLGLMSTGYSEVLLQLREKALKRADLTEDQVLQRIEDRTVARKNKEYEKSDAIRKDLAAVGIALMDSPVGTTWRPALPLALQEQAVATS, from the exons ATGGGCAGTCTCATTCTAACCCTCAAGTGCTATAAGCCCTTAGCCTCAATAAAATTCTCTCCATTCATAAACTCATTTCATACCCTCCAACTCAGACCCCCCAAACCAAACAATAGACGCGTGTTCCGTTGCTTCAGCACTCTAAACTCATCACCCAATGTAATAGACGATAAAAGCAACGGCAAAACTGACGGTGACGATAAGCCGGCCAGTGCCTCAACCCAGCTGTGGCTCTACAACACTATGAGTAGAAAAAGGGAGCTCGTTAAGCCCAAAGTTGAGGGTAAAGTTGGAATGTACGTTTGTGGTGTCACTCCTTACGATCTCAGCCATATTGGTCATGCTCGTGTTTATGTAACCTTTGATGTTCTTTACAG ATACCTTAGGCATTTGGGATATGAAGTATGTTATGTTCGAAATTTCACCGATGTCGATGATAAG ATAATTGCTCGGGCGAATGAATTGGGGGAAGATCCGATAAGTTTGAGTAGACGATACTGTGAGGAGTTCCACCAAGATATGGTTGATCTTCATTGCTTGCCTCCATCTGTAGAACCTCGTGTTTCAGATCACATGCCCCATATCATCGATATGATCACACAG ATTCTGGATAATGGGTTTGCTTATAGAGTTGATGGAGATGTTTACTTCTCTGTAGACAAATTCCCAGAATATGGACAATTGTCTGGGAGAAAGTTAGAAGATAATCGAGCTGGCGAGCGGGTTGCCGTGGACTCGAGAAAGAAAAATCCTGCTGATTTTGCTTTGTGGAAG TCTGCAAAGGAGGGGGAGCCCTTTTGGGAGAGTCCATGGGGTCCCGGAAGACCTGGATGGCATATTGAGTGCAGTGCCATGAGTGCTGCTTATCTAGGTCACTCTTTTGACATACACGGTGGAGGGATGGACCTTGTGTTTCCCCaccatgaaaatgaaattgctCAGAGTTGTGCTGCATGTAACAATAGTCATATAAGCTATTGGATACATAACGGGTTCGTAACCATTGACTCTGAGAAGATGTCCAAATCCCTTGGAAACTTCTTCACAATCCGGCAG GTTATGGAACTTTACCATCCACTAGCTTTGAGACTTTTCTTAATTGGGACCCACTATCGATCTCCCATTAACTATTCTGTTGTACAACTTGAAAGTGCTTCTGAACGTATTTTCTACATCTATCAG ACATTACATGATTGCGAAAAAGCTCTGAGCCTGCTTGATGCAGCTGCATTGAAGGATTCGATCCCTCCTGACACTGTCACTAGCATCAACAAATTCCATAATGATTTCCTGGCCTCAATGCCAGATGATCTTCACACTACTGTTGTTTTGGCTGCATTATCTGACCCATTGAAAACCATCAATGATCTGCTACATACTCGGAAG GGGAAGAAGCAAGCAATGCGACTAGAATCTCTTGCAGCTTTGGAAAAGACAATCAGGAATGTTCTAACTGTCTTAGGATTGATGTCGACAGGTTACTCTGAG GTTTTGCTGCAGCTCAGGGAAAAGGCATTAAAGCGTGCTGATTTAACCGAAGATCAAGTTTTGCAAAGAATTGAAGATCGGACTGTGGcaagaaaaaacaaagaatatgAAAAATCTGATGCAATTAGGAAAGATTTAGCTGCTGTGGGTATTGCTCTTATGGACAGTCCAGTGGGCACAACTTGGAGACCGGCTCTTCCTCTTGCACTTCAAGAGCAGGCAGTTGCTACAAGTTAA